From Apium graveolens cultivar Ventura chromosome 9, ASM990537v1, whole genome shotgun sequence, the proteins below share one genomic window:
- the LOC141687512 gene encoding uncharacterized protein LOC141687512 isoform X1 → MGHILYILVAFPCMVGAITLAIYHIYMHLLNYTEPVYQRYIVRIIFMVPVYALMSFLSLFVTESATIYFNSIREIYEAWVIYNFLSLCLDWVGGPGAVVLSLTGRIMKPSWCLMTCCFHPIPLDGRFIRRCKQGCLQFVILKPILVVVTIILYEKGKYHDGNFSARQSYLYLTIIYTFSYSTALYALYLFYVACRDLLQPFNPVPKFIIIKSVVFLTYWQGVTFFLAAKTGYIKDTEEAAEIQNFILCVEMLLAAMGHFYAFPYKEYAGANIGISRGFKESLLHALSVNDFYHDTVHQFAPAYHDYVLYNHYEGDEGATRYRTRTFVPTGQEMDMVRKSKNTSGSNDSWLSTGSDNSTPRNQSTTCDTSKAEATSSSLLMESSSISMPYEMSLIDLDVPNYSGKVPPTKYNGTR, encoded by the exons ATGGGGCATATACTGTATATTCTTGTTGCGTTTCCCTGCATGGTTGGGGCCATTACTTTGGCAATTTATCATATATACATGCACCTGTTGAACTATACCGAACCTGTTTATCAGAGATACATTGTGCGCATCATCTTTATGGTTCCT GTTTATGCATTGATGTCGTTCCTGTCCCTTTTTGTAACTGAGAGCGCCACAATATATTTTAATTCTATTCGTGAAAT ATATGAAGCGTGGGTCATTTATAATTTCCTTTCCTTGTGCCTGGATTGGGTAGGTGGTCCAGGAGCTGTTGTATTAAGTCTAACCGGCCGTATTATGAAGCCAAGTTGGTGTCTAATGACATGTTGCTTCCATCCGATTCCACTTGATGG GCGTTTTATTCGAAGGTGCAAACAAGGGTGCTTGCAGTTTGTCATTCTCAAGCCTATTCTAGTTGTTGTTACAATCATACTCTATGAGAAAGGAAAATACCACGATGGAAATTTCAGTGCAAGACAATCATACCTTTATCTCACCATTATCTACACGTTTTCCTACTCTACGGCGTTGTATGCTCTGTACTTGTTTTACGTTGCTTGCAGGGATTTGCTCCAACCATTTAATCCTGTTCCTAAGTTCATCATCATCAAGTCTGTTGTTTTCTTGACTTATTGGCAG GGTGTTACATTTTTTTTGGCTGCGAAGACTGGTTACATTAAAGATACAGAAGAAGCTGCTGAAATTCAGAATTTCATACTCTGTGTTGAGATGCTCCTAGCAGCTATGGGTCATTTTTATGCATTCCCATATAAGGAGTATGCCGGTGCAAACATTGGTATTTCTCGTGGGTTTAAAGAAAGCTTATTACATGCTCTTTCGGTAAATGATTTCTACCACGACACTGTTCATCAG TTTGCACCAGCTTACCACGATTATGTACTCTACAACCATTATGAAGGTGACGAGGGAGCAACAAGGTACCGGACACGGACCTTTGTCCCAACTGGACAAGAGATGGATATGGTGCGAAAAAGCAAGAATACCTCAGGAAGCAATGATTCATGGTTATCCACTGGTTCTGACAATAGCACCCCACGTAACCAGAGTACAACATGTGATACTTCAAAGGCAGAGGCAACGAGCTCCTCCTTGCTGATGGAAAGTAGTTCTATCTCCATGCCATATGAAATGTCACTCATTGACCTAGACGTCCCCAATTATTCAGGAAAGGTACCTCCAACTAAGTACAATGGAACAAGGTGA
- the LOC141687512 gene encoding uncharacterized protein LOC141687512 isoform X2, with protein sequence MSFLSLFVTESATIYFNSIREIYEAWVIYNFLSLCLDWVGGPGAVVLSLTGRIMKPSWCLMTCCFHPIPLDGRFIRRCKQGCLQFVILKPILVVVTIILYEKGKYHDGNFSARQSYLYLTIIYTFSYSTALYALYLFYVACRDLLQPFNPVPKFIIIKSVVFLTYWQGVTFFLAAKTGYIKDTEEAAEIQNFILCVEMLLAAMGHFYAFPYKEYAGANIGISRGFKESLLHALSVNDFYHDTVHQFAPAYHDYVLYNHYEGDEGATRYRTRTFVPTGQEMDMVRKSKNTSGSNDSWLSTGSDNSTPRNQSTTCDTSKAEATSSSLLMESSSISMPYEMSLIDLDVPNYSGKVPPTKYNGTR encoded by the exons ATGTCGTTCCTGTCCCTTTTTGTAACTGAGAGCGCCACAATATATTTTAATTCTATTCGTGAAAT ATATGAAGCGTGGGTCATTTATAATTTCCTTTCCTTGTGCCTGGATTGGGTAGGTGGTCCAGGAGCTGTTGTATTAAGTCTAACCGGCCGTATTATGAAGCCAAGTTGGTGTCTAATGACATGTTGCTTCCATCCGATTCCACTTGATGG GCGTTTTATTCGAAGGTGCAAACAAGGGTGCTTGCAGTTTGTCATTCTCAAGCCTATTCTAGTTGTTGTTACAATCATACTCTATGAGAAAGGAAAATACCACGATGGAAATTTCAGTGCAAGACAATCATACCTTTATCTCACCATTATCTACACGTTTTCCTACTCTACGGCGTTGTATGCTCTGTACTTGTTTTACGTTGCTTGCAGGGATTTGCTCCAACCATTTAATCCTGTTCCTAAGTTCATCATCATCAAGTCTGTTGTTTTCTTGACTTATTGGCAG GGTGTTACATTTTTTTTGGCTGCGAAGACTGGTTACATTAAAGATACAGAAGAAGCTGCTGAAATTCAGAATTTCATACTCTGTGTTGAGATGCTCCTAGCAGCTATGGGTCATTTTTATGCATTCCCATATAAGGAGTATGCCGGTGCAAACATTGGTATTTCTCGTGGGTTTAAAGAAAGCTTATTACATGCTCTTTCGGTAAATGATTTCTACCACGACACTGTTCATCAG TTTGCACCAGCTTACCACGATTATGTACTCTACAACCATTATGAAGGTGACGAGGGAGCAACAAGGTACCGGACACGGACCTTTGTCCCAACTGGACAAGAGATGGATATGGTGCGAAAAAGCAAGAATACCTCAGGAAGCAATGATTCATGGTTATCCACTGGTTCTGACAATAGCACCCCACGTAACCAGAGTACAACATGTGATACTTCAAAGGCAGAGGCAACGAGCTCCTCCTTGCTGATGGAAAGTAGTTCTATCTCCATGCCATATGAAATGTCACTCATTGACCTAGACGTCCCCAATTATTCAGGAAAGGTACCTCCAACTAAGTACAATGGAACAAGGTGA
- the LOC141687512 gene encoding uncharacterized protein LOC141687512 isoform X3, with amino-acid sequence MYGIFLLRYEAWVIYNFLSLCLDWVGGPGAVVLSLTGRIMKPSWCLMTCCFHPIPLDGRFIRRCKQGCLQFVILKPILVVVTIILYEKGKYHDGNFSARQSYLYLTIIYTFSYSTALYALYLFYVACRDLLQPFNPVPKFIIIKSVVFLTYWQGVTFFLAAKTGYIKDTEEAAEIQNFILCVEMLLAAMGHFYAFPYKEYAGANIGISRGFKESLLHALSVNDFYHDTVHQFAPAYHDYVLYNHYEGDEGATRYRTRTFVPTGQEMDMVRKSKNTSGSNDSWLSTGSDNSTPRNQSTTCDTSKAEATSSSLLMESSSISMPYEMSLIDLDVPNYSGKVPPTKYNGTR; translated from the exons ATGTATGGGATTTTCCTATTGAG ATATGAAGCGTGGGTCATTTATAATTTCCTTTCCTTGTGCCTGGATTGGGTAGGTGGTCCAGGAGCTGTTGTATTAAGTCTAACCGGCCGTATTATGAAGCCAAGTTGGTGTCTAATGACATGTTGCTTCCATCCGATTCCACTTGATGG GCGTTTTATTCGAAGGTGCAAACAAGGGTGCTTGCAGTTTGTCATTCTCAAGCCTATTCTAGTTGTTGTTACAATCATACTCTATGAGAAAGGAAAATACCACGATGGAAATTTCAGTGCAAGACAATCATACCTTTATCTCACCATTATCTACACGTTTTCCTACTCTACGGCGTTGTATGCTCTGTACTTGTTTTACGTTGCTTGCAGGGATTTGCTCCAACCATTTAATCCTGTTCCTAAGTTCATCATCATCAAGTCTGTTGTTTTCTTGACTTATTGGCAG GGTGTTACATTTTTTTTGGCTGCGAAGACTGGTTACATTAAAGATACAGAAGAAGCTGCTGAAATTCAGAATTTCATACTCTGTGTTGAGATGCTCCTAGCAGCTATGGGTCATTTTTATGCATTCCCATATAAGGAGTATGCCGGTGCAAACATTGGTATTTCTCGTGGGTTTAAAGAAAGCTTATTACATGCTCTTTCGGTAAATGATTTCTACCACGACACTGTTCATCAG TTTGCACCAGCTTACCACGATTATGTACTCTACAACCATTATGAAGGTGACGAGGGAGCAACAAGGTACCGGACACGGACCTTTGTCCCAACTGGACAAGAGATGGATATGGTGCGAAAAAGCAAGAATACCTCAGGAAGCAATGATTCATGGTTATCCACTGGTTCTGACAATAGCACCCCACGTAACCAGAGTACAACATGTGATACTTCAAAGGCAGAGGCAACGAGCTCCTCCTTGCTGATGGAAAGTAGTTCTATCTCCATGCCATATGAAATGTCACTCATTGACCTAGACGTCCCCAATTATTCAGGAAAGGTACCTCCAACTAAGTACAATGGAACAAGGTGA
- the LOC141686085 gene encoding zinc finger BED domain-containing protein RICESLEEPER 2-like, with protein sequence MPHNPPMRGTWARDGDSYQQLTSQTSMTRVSTPLGHPEGGPYLETYMDRGKRKFVPEADKQQDNFTRNNESNCNVEGIYEEMGRFVCSAEVSFSSVKDLMRAVNPKFPFSYLELKRSCLKVYQEEKAKVMHTLENLDGLIALSMDILRRDSTDYYSFQLPLDYLCLRAHFIEDNWELKSWVIYYAGIDHIYKNGFDKTILKCLLDLHIESKISTITPGDIFKYDDIVGTVKDQLKEKKKLQIKCQPFKIHCCSNLFCQMVEAAFEEIDDIIDRTSRHSPHWHSTLSNLQVAIELEARGKYSEQYHSELSDLPDEKEWKKLSYASLRKESMSTDKLDLAADLLQKFDKYWDDMFLTLAIVTVMDPRCKMKYVEFSFLKYDHNLDNSRVTTVLDAIRGIYDDYNMHSVEELNSLKPSQTKLSDSKPSDPDSEEELPWEEEDLPMRTLERLQNCSFGFNSMDEYNEFVKQNNRPPKSELEWYIDEPVLPWTKDFDLMGWWRTESSKYPILSKMARDLLAIPFSVASSYEAFVYRNSRMADKSLDTLGPDLVNALVCCRSYYLQKH encoded by the exons ATATGGATAGGGGTAAACGTAAATTTGTTCCGGAAGCTGACAAGCAACAAGACAATTTTACTCGCAATAATGAGTCTAATTGCAATGTAGAGGGAATTTATGAAGAAATGGGAAGGTTTGTTTGCTCAGCAGAAGTGTCTTTTTCATCTGTAAAAGATTTGATGAGGGCAGTTAATCCGAAATTTCCTTTTAGTTATCTAGAATTAAAACGTAGTTGCCTGAAAGTTTATCAGGAAGAGAAGGCAAAAGTTATGCACACTTTGGAAAATTTAGATGGATTGATTGCCCTGTCGATGGATATACTTAGGCGTGACAGTACTGATTATTATAGTTTTCAACTGCCTTTGGACTATTTGTGCTTAAGAGCTCATTTTATTGAGGATAATTGGGAACTGAAGTCATGGGTTATTTATTATGCTGGTATAGACCACATCTATAAAAATGGCTTTGACAAGACCATTTTGAAATGTCTTTTGGATTTACACATTGAGAGTAAGATATCCACCATTACACCAGGGGACATTTTTAAATACGATGACATAGTTGGGACTGTGAAAGATCAGCTTAAGGAGAAGAAAAAGCTGCAAATCAAGTGCCAGCCATTTAAAATACATTGTTGTTCTAATCTTTTTTGTCAAATGGTGGAAGCGGCTTTTGAGGAAATTGACGATATCATTGATAGAACGTCAAGACATTCCCCTCACTGGCATAGTACATTAAGTAATCTACAAGTGGCAATTGAGTTGGAGGCTAGGGGAAAATATTCAGAGCAATATCATTCTGAGCTTTCAGACTTACCTGATGAGAAAGAATGGAAGAAACTAAGCTAT GCAAGCTTGAGGAAAGAATCTATGAGTACTGACAAGTTAGATCTAGCTGCAGATCTTCTACAGAAGTTTGATAAGTACTGGGATGACATGTTCTTGACATTGGCTATTGTTACTGTGATGGATCCACGCTGTAAGATGAAGTATGTAGAATTTTCTTTTCTGAAGTATGACCATAATTTGGATAACTCGAGAGTCACAACTGTTCTGGATGCCATCCGGGGAATATATGATGATTATAATATGCATAGTGTTGAAGAACTGAACTCTTTGAAACCTTCTCAAACAAAGCTTTCTGATTCAAAGCCCTCTGATCCAGACTCAGAAGAAGAACTACCTTGGGAAGAAGAAGATCTTCCTATGCGTACACTTGAGAGACTCCAAAACTGCAGCTTTGGGTTTAATAGTATGGACGAGTATAATGAGTTTGTTAAACAAAACAATCGACCCCCAAAGTCtgaattggaatggtatattGATGAGCCTGTCTTGCCATGGACCAAGGATTTCGACTTAATGGGTTGGTGGAGAACTGAAAGCTCGAAATATCCCATACTATCCAAGATGGCACGTGACCTTCTAGCAATACCATTCTCAGTAGCCAGTTCATATGAAGCTTTTGTTTACCGAAATTCTCGAATGGCTGATAAATCTCTTGATACCTTGGGACCAGATCTAGTTAATGCCTTGGTGTGCTGTCGAAGCTACTATCTTCAGAAGCACTGA